A genomic region of Marinobacter szutsaonensis contains the following coding sequences:
- the cfa gene encoding cyclopropane fatty acyl phospholipid synthase, translated as MPASERYMAELLTEAGIRLDGQAPWDMRLKAPRVADRVFARGNLGLGESYMDGDWDCDRLDEFFHRLLRARLHHKVRPSRVMFHALKARLLNRQDARRSWQVGEQHYDLGNEFYGAMLDSRMTYTCGYWENASNLEQAQEAKLDLICQKLKLEPGMRVLDIGCGWGSFMSYAAEHYGVECVGVTISKEQTAWARDRYPDLPLEFRLQDYREVNEKFDRVVSVGMFEHVGRKNYRTFMDVAHRCLKDDGLFLLHTIGSNNRSGGADPWIDKYIFPNGELPSLSQISDAVDQRFVVEDLHNFGADYDRTLMAWYDNFKVAWPQFREQLGKRFYRMWEYYLLSCAGAFRARDIQLWQWVLSKNGLEGGYRRVS; from the coding sequence ATGCCCGCGTCCGAACGTTACATGGCGGAGTTGCTGACCGAGGCAGGCATTCGCCTGGATGGTCAAGCCCCCTGGGACATGCGGCTCAAGGCGCCCCGTGTCGCAGACCGGGTGTTTGCCCGGGGCAACCTGGGGCTTGGGGAAAGTTACATGGATGGCGACTGGGACTGTGACCGGCTCGACGAGTTTTTCCATCGCCTGCTCCGGGCCCGGCTGCATCACAAGGTACGGCCTTCCCGCGTCATGTTTCACGCCCTCAAGGCAAGATTGCTGAACCGCCAGGATGCACGGCGTTCCTGGCAGGTAGGGGAGCAGCACTACGATCTGGGCAACGAGTTCTATGGCGCCATGCTCGACTCCCGAATGACCTACACCTGTGGTTACTGGGAAAACGCCAGCAACCTGGAGCAGGCCCAGGAAGCAAAGCTCGACCTGATCTGCCAGAAACTCAAGCTGGAGCCCGGAATGCGGGTGCTGGACATCGGCTGCGGCTGGGGCAGCTTCATGAGCTACGCCGCCGAGCACTACGGTGTGGAATGCGTCGGCGTGACCATCTCGAAGGAGCAGACCGCCTGGGCCCGTGACCGGTATCCGGACCTGCCACTGGAGTTCCGTCTGCAGGATTACCGGGAAGTGAACGAGAAGTTCGACCGGGTGGTCAGTGTCGGCATGTTCGAACATGTCGGGCGCAAGAACTACCGCACGTTCATGGATGTGGCCCATCGCTGCCTGAAGGACGATGGCCTGTTTCTGCTGCATACCATTGGCAGCAATAACCGGTCCGGAGGCGCCGATCCCTGGATTGACAAGTACATCTTCCCCAATGGTGAATTGCCCTCACTGAGCCAGATCAGCGATGCCGTTGATCAACGGTTCGTGGTGGAAGACCTGCACAACTTCGGCGCCGACTATGACCGGACCCTGATGGCCTGGTACGACAACTTCAAGGTCGCCTGGCCACAGTTCCGGGAGCAGCTCGGCAAGCGCTTCTACCGGATGTGGGAGTATTACCTGCTGTCCTGTGCCGGGGCATTCCGGGCCCGGGACATCCAGCTGTGGCAGTGGGTGCTGTCAAAAAATGGCCTGGAAGGTGGGTATCGCCGGGTCAGTTGA
- a CDS encoding NAD(P)/FAD-dependent oxidoreductase: MTASSASHYDVIIIGAGAAGLMCAATAGYRGRRVLVIDHANKPGKKILMSGGGRCNFTNLNSTPANFLSDNPHYCISALKRYTPQDFLELVDRHGIEHEEKAPGQLFCKDSAKDILNMLLTECEWAGAEIRLKTAVTAVSETDAGYRLKTGSGALTCKSLVIATGGLSIPTMGATGFGYEVARQFGLEVLPTRAGLVPFTLQPELKTQLAPLAGISCPVDAECNRQHFREPMLVTHRGLSGPAMLQISSYWFPGDDISINLLPTRRIEDDLMGLRKQKPRTTVAQYLAEYLPKRFASAFNELHGWTGPLQGYKNADIEQVANTLGDWTIKPAGTEGYRTAEVTLGGIDTRQLSSKTMAVLDRPNLYFIGEVVDVTGHLGGHNFQWAWASGVAAGNVA, from the coding sequence ATGACAGCATCCTCGGCATCCCATTACGACGTTATCATCATCGGCGCCGGTGCCGCCGGCCTCATGTGCGCTGCCACCGCGGGCTACCGGGGGCGCCGGGTACTGGTGATCGACCACGCCAACAAGCCCGGCAAAAAGATCCTCATGTCAGGCGGCGGCCGCTGCAATTTCACCAACCTGAACAGCACGCCGGCCAATTTCCTGTCCGATAACCCGCACTACTGCATATCGGCGCTGAAGCGCTATACCCCCCAGGATTTCCTGGAGCTGGTGGATCGCCACGGTATCGAGCACGAGGAGAAAGCCCCGGGACAGCTGTTCTGCAAGGACAGTGCCAAGGACATCCTGAACATGCTACTGACCGAGTGCGAATGGGCCGGGGCGGAAATCCGGCTGAAGACCGCTGTCACTGCCGTCAGCGAAACAGATGCGGGCTATCGACTGAAAACCGGCAGTGGCGCACTGACCTGCAAATCCCTGGTGATTGCCACCGGCGGGCTCTCGATTCCGACCATGGGCGCCACCGGCTTCGGGTACGAGGTCGCCAGGCAATTCGGCCTGGAGGTGCTCCCCACCCGTGCCGGCCTGGTGCCTTTCACGCTCCAGCCGGAGCTGAAAACCCAGCTGGCACCTCTGGCCGGGATCAGTTGCCCGGTGGATGCCGAATGCAACCGCCAGCATTTCCGGGAACCCATGCTGGTCACCCATCGGGGCCTGAGTGGCCCGGCCATGCTGCAGATTTCCAGTTACTGGTTTCCGGGGGATGACATCAGCATTAACCTGCTGCCGACCCGACGAATCGAGGACGACCTGATGGGTCTGCGCAAGCAAAAACCCCGCACCACGGTCGCCCAGTATCTGGCGGAGTACCTGCCGAAACGCTTTGCCAGCGCCTTCAACGAACTCCACGGCTGGACCGGACCGCTGCAGGGGTACAAGAACGCCGATATCGAACAGGTGGCAAACACCCTGGGAGACTGGACCATCAAGCCCGCCGGCACCGAGGGTTACCGCACAGCGGAAGTCACCCTGGGTGGCATCGACACCCGCCAGCTCTCGTCAAAGACCATGGCGGTCCTGGACCGGCCGAACCTGTACTTCATCGGGGAAGTGGTGGATGTCACCGGACACCTGGGCGGCCACAATTTCCAGTGGGCCTGGGCGTCCGGCGTTGCCGCCGGGAATGTGGCCTGA
- a CDS encoding PhzF family phenazine biosynthesis protein, translating into MMHPIFQVDAFTDRVFGGNPAAVMPLDQWLPDDTLRALAMENNLSETAFLVRLPETDEADFHIRWFTPTVEVPLCGHATLASAWVIFNKLDWAGEKITLQSRSGHLGVRRDNDWLVLDFPNLAFEERQTPAIIHEALEGAPETAFYVPNDTNYMVVLENEAAVRSAEPDLRKLKTLGNQGLIVTARGEDCDFVSRYFAPGAGIDEDPVTGSIHSVLVPYWANQLGKSSLEARQLSARGGLLRCELKGDRIDIAGQTAFYMEGSVHLP; encoded by the coding sequence ATGATGCACCCAATCTTCCAGGTCGACGCTTTCACCGACCGTGTGTTCGGCGGCAATCCGGCCGCCGTCATGCCTCTGGACCAATGGCTGCCGGATGACACCCTCCGGGCCCTGGCGATGGAGAACAACCTGTCCGAAACCGCCTTCCTGGTCCGGCTGCCGGAGACAGATGAGGCCGACTTCCACATCCGCTGGTTCACGCCCACGGTGGAGGTGCCCCTTTGCGGCCATGCAACGCTGGCCAGCGCCTGGGTCATCTTCAACAAGCTGGACTGGGCTGGAGAGAAGATCACCCTGCAGTCCAGGAGCGGTCATCTGGGTGTTCGCAGGGACAATGACTGGCTGGTGCTCGACTTTCCCAACCTGGCCTTCGAGGAGCGCCAGACACCCGCGATTATCCATGAAGCCCTTGAGGGCGCTCCGGAGACCGCCTTCTACGTGCCCAACGACACCAACTACATGGTGGTGCTGGAAAACGAAGCGGCGGTCCGGTCAGCCGAGCCGGATCTCCGCAAGCTCAAGACTCTAGGCAACCAGGGGCTGATCGTCACCGCCCGGGGCGAGGACTGCGACTTTGTCAGCCGCTATTTTGCCCCCGGCGCGGGCATCGACGAGGACCCGGTGACCGGCTCCATCCACAGTGTGCTGGTGCCCTACTGGGCAAACCAGCTGGGCAAATCGTCCCTTGAGGCAAGACAGCTGTCAGCCCGGGGCGGCCTCCTGCGCTGTGAGCTGAAAGGTGACCGGATCGATATCGCCGGCCAGACCGCGTTCTACATGGAAGGTTCCGTACACCTGCCCTGA